A single genomic interval of Solimonas sp. K1W22B-7 harbors:
- a CDS encoding Maf family protein — translation MTDFYLASRSPRRQELLRQLGLDFEVLPADIPEQPGAAEAPADYALRMARDKALAAQAQAPLPLPVLGADTDVVLDGRILGKPRDRAHALEMLAALAEREHEVYSAVAVVQGARVATALSVTRVRFGAVSPSAAAAYWDSGEPADKAGGYGIQGLGAQFVREIQGSYSGVVGLPLYETVELLGAFGIGTGTVTP, via the coding sequence ATGACCGACTTTTATCTTGCTTCCCGTTCACCCCGGCGCCAGGAACTGCTGCGGCAGCTGGGCCTCGATTTCGAGGTGTTGCCGGCTGACATTCCCGAACAGCCCGGCGCCGCCGAAGCTCCTGCCGACTACGCGCTGCGCATGGCGCGCGACAAGGCGCTGGCCGCGCAGGCGCAGGCGCCGCTGCCGCTGCCGGTGCTGGGCGCCGACACCGACGTGGTGCTGGACGGCCGCATCCTCGGCAAGCCGCGCGACCGCGCGCACGCGCTGGAGATGCTGGCGGCCCTGGCGGAGCGCGAGCACGAGGTCTATTCGGCGGTGGCGGTGGTGCAGGGCGCGCGCGTGGCAACCGCGCTGTCGGTGACGCGCGTGCGCTTCGGCGCGGTGTCACCCAGCGCCGCCGCGGCCTACTGGGACAGCGGCGAGCCGGCGGACAAGGCCGGTGGCTACGGCATCCAGGGCCTGGGCGCGCAGTTCGTGCGCGAGATCCAGGGCAGCTACAGCGGGGTGGTGGGGCTGCCGCTGTACGAGACGGTGGAACTGCTGGGCGCCTTCGGCATCGGCACCGGGACGGTGACTCCGTGA
- the rng gene encoding ribonuclease G encodes MSTEILVNIGQQETRVALVEGGATQEVHMQRASRHGLTGNIYKGVVQRVLPGMQAAFVEIGLERTAFLHVADMLPSTGGNGHAAELPPITQLVLEGQQVLVQVVKDPIGSKGARLTKLLSVPSRYLVLLPHERNVGVSARIESESERQRLKGILDQAQKELAPNFGVIARTAAENAEAGALADDLRFLLRLWASISELSLTAKAGTMVHGDLPLSMRILRDLMGTDVERIRIDNVAEFHRVQQFAQIFVPHAAPKIELYQGKAPIFDLYGAEDDISRALDRRVELKSGGHIVIDQTEAMTTVDVNTGAYTGHRNLEETVLKTNLEAAQAIARQLRLRNLGGIIILDFIDMRSDDHRAQVLRALERALLGDHARTQVYPFSPLGLVEMTRKRTRDSLGHILCEPCPTCEGRGTVKTVETVCHEIAREVQRAARQFEAKGFLVLAAPDVIQRLIGEESLGLAELEASLNRPIRLQSESAYGQESFDVVPL; translated from the coding sequence GTGAGCACCGAGATCCTGGTCAACATCGGCCAGCAGGAAACCCGCGTCGCCCTGGTCGAGGGTGGCGCCACGCAGGAAGTGCACATGCAGCGCGCCTCGCGCCATGGCCTCACCGGCAACATCTACAAGGGCGTGGTGCAGCGCGTGCTGCCCGGCATGCAGGCGGCCTTCGTCGAGATCGGCCTGGAGCGCACCGCCTTCCTGCACGTGGCCGACATGCTGCCTTCCACCGGCGGCAACGGTCATGCGGCGGAACTGCCGCCGATCACCCAGCTGGTCCTCGAGGGACAGCAGGTGCTGGTGCAGGTGGTCAAGGACCCCATCGGCAGCAAAGGGGCACGCCTCACGAAGCTGCTGTCCGTGCCCTCGCGCTACCTGGTGCTGCTGCCGCACGAGCGCAATGTCGGTGTCTCGGCGCGCATCGAGTCGGAGTCGGAGCGGCAGCGCCTGAAGGGCATCCTCGACCAGGCGCAGAAGGAGCTGGCGCCCAACTTCGGCGTGATCGCCCGCACCGCGGCGGAGAACGCCGAGGCCGGGGCACTGGCCGACGACCTGCGCTTCCTGCTGCGCCTCTGGGCCTCCATCAGCGAGCTGTCGCTGACCGCCAAGGCCGGCACCATGGTGCATGGCGACCTGCCGCTGTCGATGCGCATCCTGCGCGACCTGATGGGCACCGACGTCGAGCGCATCCGCATCGACAACGTCGCCGAGTTCCACCGCGTGCAGCAGTTCGCGCAGATCTTCGTGCCGCATGCGGCGCCCAAGATCGAGCTGTACCAGGGCAAGGCGCCGATCTTCGATCTCTATGGCGCCGAGGACGACATCAGCCGCGCGCTGGACCGGCGCGTCGAGCTCAAGTCCGGCGGCCACATCGTCATCGACCAGACCGAGGCGATGACCACGGTCGACGTCAATACCGGCGCCTATACCGGCCACCGCAACCTGGAGGAGACGGTCCTGAAGACCAACCTCGAGGCGGCGCAGGCGATCGCGCGCCAGCTGCGGCTGCGCAATCTCGGCGGCATCATCATCCTGGACTTCATCGACATGAGGTCCGACGACCACCGCGCCCAGGTGCTGCGCGCGCTGGAGCGGGCCCTGCTCGGCGACCATGCCCGTACCCAGGTCTATCCGTTCTCGCCGCTGGGCCTGGTGGAGATGACACGCAAGCGCACGCGCGACTCGCTGGGCCACATCCTCTGCGAGCCCTGTCCGACCTGCGAGGGCCGCGGCACGGTCAAGACGGTGGAGACCGTGTGCCACGAGATCGCGCGCGAGGTGCAGCGCGCGGCGCGGCAGTTCGAGGCCAAGGGTTTCCTGGTGCTGGCGGCGCCGGACGTGATCCAGCGCCTGATCGGCGAGGAATCGCTGGGCCTGGCGGAACTCGAAGCCAGTCTCAACCGTCCCATACGCCTGCAGTCCGAATCCGCCTACGGCCAGGAAAGCTTCGACGTGGTGCCGCTGTAA
- a CDS encoding YhdP family protein, translated as MERVRRRYWTWAVTLFAGTVIFAAAISGVFQLAVLALPSYREEISAWVTRVADRPVDIGGIGLVWRGVYPRLDLTDITLYDEDGSEALTADRVSLGFSSTRLLLGELMPTRIELNGLSLAADIDEEGRLSVAGFDALGGEAFPKNDRLLKELRRFQRVRLRNCEVRFTHAGLGRSPLEFTLVDGEIDRTRSGFDAEADIKLPPAYGERVDLAASIDGDIADPRSWSGDFSAEMLRLAPQAWLRNWLLPGAQVQATELGLHAEGELGQGRLQKMQLRAESDAFVVARAGRAWQGKELDAEVTVAADGAGWRLDIDHFEQDDLPLLRGGLRYRRLADEGYELDADVDDLQLGRLTPWLAYLRAAPPELRRAAGLGGELDGLVLRLRKAGDGLHYSLRSDFRDIALAADPALGLRKLNGQFSTTEAEGRLKLAGTPVELRLPRLFAAPLPFDALSAELQWQRTAAGWTLRAPDFAWRLAGSKGSGRLELQLPQDEAAAPVMDLAARFSADDATALKPWMPLHWGEHTREWLQRAIQAGRVPRADLLIRGALPDFPFTRKNDGEWKLDIDVSGARLAYAPDWPALTDVDAHLAFRGNGLEVRADSAKISGNQVDQARAVIADFHDSLLQVDGSVAGETARFYDFLRNSPLRHNLAGLINRTRASGPARVGVHLDIPLHKVDDTQVSGTVGLDGVQLFYEGLEQPVDDIRGELSFTGHGLQSPHLDARFSDLVLDARIEPRPKTAGVVVVEFPFAPKASGGVSDFIPDIVRGRLSGESRWRAELPLDAADAALVLNSDLRGTAVQLPPPLGKLAAETSPIRLSLGSDATAPLRIKLDYGQRLGVDVAYAREGQAVKPRAAQLRLGGGMPPPAEGRGMVVSGDLPELEVGLWGAVLSAPGPGASAGGKAGGMEGLALREVDLNVSRWLFDDAIVGAARMRWTPTPEGWRAELGGDGVEGELRYAQAGAGALSARLKRLSLQVRPPPAIASGAQAEPSPRDPRQWPLLDFDVQRLQAADLELGRLQMRSSRISDGQRLDLMSISGGKLSLDASGSWQRNASGSTATLKFELASPEVAAVLQALGYNPTLSAKSSRFTGELGWTAAPRLDWQQASGRIRLDVENGALKAVEPGAGRVLGLLNLYAIPRRLLLDFRDVVSSGLGFDKLSGSFQLGEGQARTSDMEIRSTSLRMEIRGRIGLAARDLDQAIKVYPDVSSGVTLGAALLAGPAVGALVLVAQQVLDKPIEQVTQLSYRVTGNWDNPRVERGSGN; from the coding sequence ATGGAACGGGTAAGGCGCCGCTATTGGACCTGGGCAGTGACCCTGTTCGCCGGCACGGTGATCTTTGCCGCGGCCATCAGCGGCGTGTTCCAGCTGGCCGTGCTGGCGCTGCCCAGCTACCGCGAGGAAATCTCCGCCTGGGTGACGCGCGTCGCCGACCGTCCGGTGGATATCGGCGGCATCGGCCTGGTCTGGCGTGGTGTCTACCCGCGGCTGGATCTCACCGACATCACGCTCTACGACGAGGACGGCAGCGAGGCGCTGACCGCCGACCGCGTCAGCCTGGGGTTCTCCAGCACGCGCCTGCTGCTGGGCGAGCTGATGCCCACCCGCATCGAGCTCAATGGCCTGAGCCTGGCCGCGGACATCGACGAGGAGGGCCGTCTCAGCGTCGCCGGCTTCGATGCCCTGGGCGGCGAGGCCTTTCCGAAGAACGATCGCCTGCTCAAGGAGCTGCGCCGCTTCCAGCGCGTGCGCCTGCGCAACTGCGAGGTGCGGTTCACCCACGCCGGCCTGGGCCGCAGCCCGCTGGAGTTCACCCTGGTCGACGGCGAGATCGACCGTACCCGTTCCGGTTTCGACGCCGAGGCCGACATCAAGCTGCCGCCGGCCTACGGCGAGCGCGTGGATCTGGCTGCCAGCATCGACGGCGACATCGCCGACCCGCGCAGCTGGAGCGGCGATTTCAGCGCCGAGATGCTGCGCCTGGCGCCGCAGGCCTGGCTGCGCAACTGGCTGCTGCCGGGTGCCCAGGTGCAGGCGACGGAACTGGGCCTGCACGCCGAGGGTGAACTCGGCCAGGGCCGCCTGCAGAAGATGCAGCTGCGTGCCGAGAGCGATGCCTTCGTCGTCGCCCGCGCCGGGCGCGCCTGGCAGGGCAAGGAGCTGGATGCCGAGGTCACGGTTGCTGCCGACGGCGCCGGCTGGCGCCTGGACATCGACCACTTCGAGCAGGACGACCTGCCGCTGCTGCGCGGCGGCCTGCGTTACCGCCGGCTGGCCGATGAAGGCTACGAACTGGACGCCGACGTCGACGACCTGCAGCTGGGCCGCCTGACGCCCTGGCTGGCCTACCTGCGCGCCGCGCCGCCGGAACTGCGCCGCGCCGCTGGCCTCGGCGGCGAGCTCGATGGCCTGGTGCTGCGCCTGCGCAAGGCCGGCGACGGCCTGCACTATTCGCTGCGCTCGGACTTCCGCGACATCGCCCTGGCCGCCGATCCCGCCCTGGGCCTGCGCAAGCTCAATGGCCAGTTCAGCACCACCGAGGCCGAAGGCCGCCTGAAGCTGGCCGGCACGCCGGTGGAGCTGCGCCTGCCGCGGCTGTTCGCGGCGCCGTTGCCTTTCGATGCGCTGTCGGCGGAACTGCAGTGGCAGCGCACGGCCGCGGGCTGGACCCTGCGCGCGCCCGACTTCGCCTGGCGTCTGGCGGGCAGCAAGGGCAGTGGCCGCCTGGAGCTGCAGCTGCCGCAGGACGAGGCCGCGGCGCCGGTGATGGACCTGGCGGCGCGCTTCAGCGCCGACGACGCCACCGCGCTGAAGCCCTGGATGCCGCTGCACTGGGGCGAGCACACCCGCGAGTGGCTGCAGCGCGCGATCCAGGCCGGGCGGGTGCCGCGCGCCGACCTGTTGATCCGCGGCGCCCTGCCGGACTTCCCCTTCACCAGGAAGAACGATGGCGAATGGAAGCTGGACATCGACGTCAGCGGCGCCCGCCTCGCCTATGCCCCCGACTGGCCGGCGCTGACCGACGTCGACGCCCATCTGGCGTTCCGCGGCAATGGCCTGGAAGTCCGTGCCGATTCGGCGAAGATCTCCGGCAACCAGGTAGACCAGGCGCGTGCCGTGATCGCCGACTTCCACGACAGCCTGCTGCAGGTGGACGGTTCGGTGGCCGGCGAGACCGCACGCTTCTACGACTTCCTGCGCAACTCGCCGCTGCGCCACAACCTCGCCGGATTGATCAACCGCACCCGCGCCTCCGGCCCGGCGCGGGTCGGCGTGCATCTGGACATCCCGCTGCACAAGGTCGACGACACCCAGGTCTCCGGCACGGTCGGCCTGGACGGCGTGCAGCTGTTCTACGAGGGCCTGGAGCAGCCGGTCGATGACATTCGCGGCGAGCTCAGCTTCACCGGCCACGGCCTGCAGTCGCCGCACCTGGACGCGCGCTTCAGCGACCTGGTGCTGGATGCACGCATCGAGCCGCGCCCGAAGACCGCGGGCGTGGTGGTGGTGGAGTTCCCGTTTGCGCCGAAGGCTTCCGGCGGCGTCAGCGACTTCATCCCGGACATCGTCCGCGGACGCCTCAGCGGCGAGTCGCGCTGGCGCGCCGAGCTGCCGCTGGATGCCGCCGACGCCGCACTGGTGCTGAACAGCGACCTGCGCGGTACCGCCGTGCAGCTGCCGCCGCCGCTGGGCAAGCTGGCGGCGGAAACCTCGCCGATCCGCCTGAGCCTGGGCTCCGACGCGACCGCGCCGCTGCGCATCAAGCTCGACTACGGCCAGCGCCTGGGCGTCGATGTCGCCTATGCCCGCGAAGGCCAGGCGGTGAAGCCGCGCGCCGCGCAGCTCAGGCTGGGCGGCGGCATGCCGCCGCCCGCCGAGGGTCGCGGCATGGTCGTCAGCGGCGACCTGCCGGAGCTGGAGGTAGGCCTCTGGGGGGCGGTGCTTTCCGCGCCCGGCCCTGGCGCAAGCGCCGGGGGCAAGGCGGGGGGAATGGAGGGCCTGGCGCTGCGCGAGGTCGATCTCAATGTCAGCCGCTGGCTGTTCGACGACGCCATCGTCGGGGCGGCGCGCATGCGCTGGACGCCGACCCCCGAGGGCTGGCGTGCCGAATTGGGCGGCGACGGCGTCGAGGGCGAGCTGCGCTACGCCCAGGCGGGTGCCGGCGCACTCAGCGCGCGGCTCAAGCGCCTGAGCCTGCAGGTGCGCCCGCCGCCCGCCATCGCCAGCGGCGCGCAGGCGGAACCCAGCCCACGCGATCCGCGGCAGTGGCCGCTGCTCGACTTCGACGTCCAGCGCCTGCAGGCGGCAGACCTGGAGCTGGGTCGCCTGCAGATGCGCAGCTCGCGCATCAGCGACGGCCAGCGGCTCGACCTGATGTCGATCTCCGGCGGCAAGCTCAGCCTGGACGCCAGCGGCAGCTGGCAGCGCAATGCCTCGGGCTCGACCGCCACGCTGAAGTTCGAGCTGGCCAGCCCGGAGGTTGCGGCGGTGCTGCAGGCGCTGGGTTACAACCCGACACTCAGTGCCAAGTCCAGCCGCTTCACCGGCGAGCTGGGCTGGACCGCCGCGCCACGGCTGGACTGGCAGCAGGCCAGCGGCCGCATCCGGCTGGACGTGGAGAACGGCGCGCTCAAGGCAGTGGAGCCGGGCGCCGGGCGCGTGCTCGGCCTGCTCAATCTCTACGCCATTCCGCGGCGCCTGCTGCTGGATTTCCGCGACGTGGTCAGCTCGGGCCTGGGCTTCGACAAGCTCAGCGGCAGCTTCCAGCTCGGCGAGGGCCAGGCGCGCACCAGCGACATGGAAATCCGCAGCACCTCGCTGCGCATGGAAATCCGTGGCCGCATCGGCCTGGCGGCACGCGATCTCGACCAGGCGATCAAGGTCTACCCGGACGTGTCTTCCGGCGTCACCCTGGGCGCGGCCCTGCTGGCCGGTCCCGCGGTCGGCGCGCTGGTGCTGGTGGCGCAGCAGGTGCTGGACAAGCCGATCGAGCAGGTGACGCAGCTGAGCTACCGCGTGACCGGCAACTGGGACAACCCGCGCGTGGAGCGCGGTTCCGGAAACTAG